A window of the Cicer arietinum cultivar CDC Frontier isolate Library 1 chromosome 6, Cicar.CDCFrontier_v2.0, whole genome shotgun sequence genome harbors these coding sequences:
- the LOC140920845 gene encoding uncharacterized protein — translation MFVSYIGAVVRQNVPITIDNWRDKALKDAKDIIWNDIQTTFVLDEERKSYVLRVAGKIHRGFRSHLSNFYLKDREGNTNAEPPKIYQHYISKDEWSAFVSKRSDPAFVNISTANRERASNPKHPYKKSRMGYARLDQQLVSN, via the exons atgtttgtaagctacattggggctgttgttcgtcaaaatgtcccaataacaatagacaactggagagataaggcgttgaaggatgccaaagatatcatctggaatgacattcaa accacttttgttcttgatgaggaacgaaagtcatatgttttgagagttgctgggaaaatccatcgtggatttagatcccatctctcaaatttctatctaaaagatagagaaggaaacacaaatgctgaacctccaaagatatatcaacattatatatcaaaggatgaatggagtgcatttgtttccaaacgttctgacccggcgtttgtc aatattagtacggcaaatcgcgaacgggcaagcaacccaaaacacccatacaagaaatcacgtatgggatatgcacgccttgatcaacaacttgtaagtaattaa